From the Lysobacter sp. FW306-1B-D06B genome, one window contains:
- a CDS encoding DUF1428 domain-containing protein, with translation MAFYVDGFVVPVPKDSVDAYRKLARTAGKVWLEYGALEYHECVADDVQPGKTTSFPQSVKLKPNEVVVFSWITYKSRAARDRINAKVMKDPRIAGLDPKSMPFDGKRMFWGGFKPIVSMTA, from the coding sequence ATGGCTTTCTATGTCGATGGTTTCGTCGTCCCGGTTCCCAAGGACAGCGTGGACGCCTACCGCAAGCTGGCGCGCACGGCCGGCAAGGTCTGGCTCGAGTACGGTGCGCTGGAATACCACGAGTGCGTCGCCGACGACGTCCAGCCGGGCAAGACCACGTCCTTCCCGCAGTCGGTGAAACTCAAGCCGAACGAGGTCGTGGTGTTCTCGTGGATCACCTACAAGTCGCGCGCCGCGCGCGACCGGATCAACGCCAAGGTGATGAAGGATCCGCGCATCGCCGGGCTGGACCCCAAGAGCATGCCGTTCGACGGCAAGCGCATGTTCTGGGGCGGGTTCAAGCCGATCGTTTCGATGACGGCATAA
- a CDS encoding RNA polymerase sigma factor, translated as MTATDLHRTIDAVWRIESARLIASLARMVRDVGLAEELAQDALVAALEKWPDSGVPDQPGAWLMATAKHRAIDRLRRSKLQQRKHEEIARELEDEQAHADDAHIDALDNPFNDDLLRLVFTACHPVLPTHAQVALTLRLLGGLTTDEIARAFLVPEATIAQRIVRAKRTLAEKQVPYEVPRGDELNERLSSVLAVIYLIFNEGYAATAGDDWMRPGLCEDAQRLGRMLAELMPDEAEVHGLIALMEIQASRAAARIGPDGEPVLLLEQNRARWDQLLIHRGLSALERAQKLGSARHPAGSPYTLQAAIAACHARARTAEETDWAAIVGLYGALARITPSPVIELNRAVALSMLFGPASGLAVVDALKDEPALKDYHLLPAVRGDLLKKLERWDEARIEFERAADMTRNAREQALLHRRAAECAAASGDAGALMPSSKRSA; from the coding sequence ATGACGGCGACCGACCTCCATCGCACCATCGATGCCGTCTGGCGCATCGAATCCGCCCGACTCATCGCCTCGCTCGCGCGCATGGTGCGCGACGTGGGGCTGGCCGAGGAACTCGCGCAGGACGCGCTCGTCGCCGCGCTGGAGAAATGGCCCGACAGCGGCGTGCCCGACCAGCCCGGCGCATGGCTGATGGCCACCGCCAAGCACCGCGCCATCGACCGCCTGCGCCGCAGCAAGCTTCAGCAGCGCAAGCACGAGGAGATCGCACGCGAACTGGAAGACGAACAGGCGCACGCCGACGACGCGCACATCGACGCGCTCGACAACCCGTTCAACGACGACCTGCTGCGCCTGGTCTTCACAGCCTGCCATCCCGTGCTGCCCACGCATGCGCAGGTGGCCTTGACGCTGCGCCTGCTCGGCGGCTTGACCACGGACGAGATCGCGCGCGCGTTCCTGGTGCCCGAAGCCACCATCGCCCAGCGCATCGTCCGCGCCAAGCGCACGCTGGCCGAGAAGCAGGTGCCCTACGAAGTGCCGCGCGGCGACGAACTGAACGAGCGCCTGTCGTCGGTGCTGGCAGTGATCTACCTGATCTTCAACGAAGGCTATGCGGCCACCGCCGGCGACGACTGGATGCGCCCCGGCCTGTGCGAGGACGCGCAGCGCCTGGGCCGCATGCTCGCCGAGCTGATGCCCGACGAAGCGGAAGTGCACGGGCTTATTGCGCTGATGGAAATCCAGGCCTCGCGCGCGGCCGCACGCATCGGTCCCGATGGCGAACCGGTGCTGCTGCTCGAACAGAACCGCGCGCGTTGGGACCAGCTGCTGATCCACCGCGGATTGAGCGCACTGGAGCGCGCGCAGAAGCTCGGCTCCGCGCGCCATCCGGCGGGCAGCCCGTACACGCTGCAAGCCGCCATCGCGGCCTGCCATGCCCGCGCGAGGACCGCGGAGGAAACCGACTGGGCCGCGATCGTCGGCCTGTACGGCGCATTGGCGCGCATCACGCCCTCGCCGGTGATCGAACTCAACCGCGCGGTGGCGCTGTCGATGTTGTTCGGCCCGGCATCGGGATTGGCGGTCGTGGACGCGCTGAAGGACGAGCCGGCGCTGAAGGACTACCACCTGCTCCCCGCGGTGCGCGGCGACCTGCTCAAGAAGCTCGAGCGCTGGGACGAGGCACGCATCGAATTCGAACGCGCTGCGGACATGACCCGCAACGCGCGCGAACAGGCGCTGCTGCACCGGCGCGCCGCCGAATGCGCGGCGGCGTCCGGCGACGCGGGCGCGCTTATGCCGTCATCGAAACGATCGGCTTGA
- a CDS encoding SRPBCC family protein, with the protein MFKIIGLIVLVLIVAVLLFAATRPDTFRIERSIVVKAPPQRIHAQIEDFHRWRAWSPFEAMDPQMKREIAGSPAGTGAVYTWDGNSKAGAGRMEILESTPTCVRIQLDFTRPMTAHNTAEFLLAPEGDGTRVTWAMHGPQPYIGKVMGLVFNMDAMIGGDFERGLANLKRVSEQG; encoded by the coding sequence ATGTTCAAGATCATCGGACTGATCGTGCTGGTGCTCATCGTCGCCGTGCTGCTGTTCGCGGCGACGCGGCCGGACACCTTCCGCATCGAACGCAGCATCGTGGTGAAAGCGCCGCCGCAGCGCATCCATGCGCAGATCGAGGATTTCCATCGGTGGCGCGCGTGGTCGCCGTTCGAGGCGATGGACCCGCAGATGAAGCGCGAGATCGCCGGCAGCCCGGCGGGCACCGGCGCGGTCTACACCTGGGATGGCAATTCCAAGGCCGGCGCGGGACGCATGGAGATCCTGGAATCCACGCCGACGTGCGTGCGCATCCAGCTCGATTTCACCCGGCCGATGACGGCGCACAACACGGCCGAATTCCTGCTCGCGCCAGAAGGCGACGGCACGCGCGTGACCTGGGCGATGCACGGCCCGCAGCCGTACATCGGCAAGGTGATGGGCCTGGTGTTCAACATGGACGCGATGATCGGCGGCGATTTCGAGCGCGGGCTGGCGAACCTGAAGCGGGTTTCGGAGCAGGGGTAA